In Ochrobactrum sp. Marseille-Q0166, a single genomic region encodes these proteins:
- a CDS encoding Hsp70 family protein yields the protein MTTVSESQFSGVTMGIDFGTTNTVLSLASRDGSTAVLSVPKDGVDITGYRSILCFWQDRETGERMSESGPWAMDAFVNAPHSTRMLQSFKTFAAQKSFTDTPVFGKRFKFEDILETFLQSVAARLGDRLPPKGNRVVIGRPVIFAGATPDEELAMQRYEKAFRAFGFTDIHYVYEPVAAAYFYAQELKTQSTVLVADFGGGTSDFSIVRFDVGANGLSFTPLSQTGLGIAGDTFDYRIIDNAVSPLLGKNGEYKSFGKRLPIPRHYYANFARWNTLFLMNSPATIRALTDLAKNAVDPEPLEHFINLIENDYGYEIYRAVSNLKVRLSSERISELHFKADDFEIRADITRNDFDNWIAEDVANIEQSVEQAVENAGLTFDGIDRVFLTGGTSFVPAIRTAFEKRFPDAMVTSSNQFDSIANGLALIGQSADIERWTVKRPV from the coding sequence ATGACGACAGTTAGCGAGAGCCAGTTCAGCGGTGTCACGATGGGCATCGACTTTGGTACGACAAACACTGTTCTGTCGTTGGCCTCACGTGATGGTTCGACAGCAGTGTTAAGCGTGCCAAAGGATGGTGTGGATATTACCGGCTATCGCTCAATTCTATGCTTCTGGCAAGATCGCGAAACCGGCGAACGCATGTCGGAAAGCGGACCTTGGGCAATGGATGCATTCGTCAACGCGCCGCATTCAACCCGTATGCTGCAATCTTTCAAGACATTTGCGGCTCAAAAGTCCTTCACCGACACACCGGTGTTCGGCAAGCGTTTCAAGTTTGAAGATATTCTGGAGACGTTTCTCCAATCCGTTGCAGCGCGTCTTGGTGATCGTCTGCCTCCAAAGGGTAATCGGGTTGTCATTGGACGACCCGTTATCTTTGCAGGGGCAACCCCGGATGAAGAGCTTGCCATGCAGCGTTATGAAAAAGCTTTCCGCGCTTTTGGCTTCACAGATATTCATTATGTCTACGAGCCGGTGGCAGCGGCATATTTCTATGCGCAGGAACTGAAAACTCAATCAACGGTTCTGGTTGCGGACTTTGGTGGTGGCACGAGCGACTTTTCTATTGTGCGATTTGATGTGGGCGCGAATGGCTTGAGTTTCACGCCTCTCAGTCAGACAGGTCTCGGGATTGCTGGCGATACATTCGATTATCGTATCATCGACAATGCGGTGTCGCCGCTGCTTGGCAAGAATGGGGAATATAAGTCCTTCGGCAAGCGCTTGCCGATACCACGACATTATTATGCGAACTTCGCTCGCTGGAACACGTTATTCCTGATGAACTCCCCGGCAACCATTCGTGCGCTGACCGATCTCGCCAAAAACGCTGTCGATCCTGAACCGTTGGAACATTTCATCAACTTGATCGAGAACGATTATGGTTATGAGATCTATCGCGCCGTCTCCAATCTTAAAGTGCGTTTGTCATCGGAAAGAATTTCCGAGCTTCATTTTAAGGCGGATGATTTCGAAATCAGGGCTGATATTACCCGCAATGATTTTGATAACTGGATTGCCGAAGATGTTGCGAATATCGAGCAGTCTGTCGAGCAAGCGGTGGAAAATGCCGGGCTGACTTTCGATGGCATCGACCGCGTATTTCTGACTGGCGGCACCTCCTTTGTGCCTGCGATCCGTACCGCTTTCGAGAAGCGTTTTCCGGATGCGATGGTCACAAGTTCGAACCAGTTTGATTCGATTGCCAATGGCCTGGCCCTGATTGGCCAGAGTGCAGACATTGAACGATGGACGGTTAAGCGACCAGTGTGA
- a CDS encoding L,D-transpeptidase family protein, with product MIKKTLFAIVVIAVALFGYTKVMARIGSGEPPQPVPTEQQADAIQVNKGERRLTLLRDGVVIGTYRIALGGNGDGGHKTREGDQKTPEGAYIIDWRNPRSMAHLSLHVSYPNAADQSAADTAGHSPGGNIMIHGLPNGWGWLAPVHHLWDWTDGCIGVTNAEMREIWSKVPNATPISILP from the coding sequence ATGATCAAGAAAACCCTCTTCGCCATCGTCGTCATTGCTGTTGCTCTGTTTGGCTATACAAAAGTCATGGCGCGTATCGGTTCGGGTGAGCCGCCACAGCCCGTTCCCACCGAACAACAAGCTGATGCCATTCAGGTCAATAAAGGCGAGCGCCGATTGACCCTGCTTCGCGATGGCGTCGTGATTGGCACATATCGCATTGCGCTTGGTGGTAATGGCGATGGCGGACACAAGACGCGCGAAGGCGATCAAAAAACACCGGAAGGCGCTTACATCATCGACTGGCGCAACCCGCGCTCAATGGCACATTTGAGCCTGCATGTTTCCTATCCGAATGCAGCAGACCAGAGTGCCGCCGATACGGCCGGTCATTCGCCCGGCGGAAATATCATGATCCACGGCCTGCCCAACGGCTGGGGTTGGCTGGCACCCGTGCATCATCTCTGGGACTGGACAGATGGCTGCATCGGCGTGACCAATGCTGAAATGCGCGAAATCTGGTCGAAAGTGCCGAACGCCACGCCAATCAGTATCCTACCTTAA